The following coding sequences are from one uncultured Bacteroides sp. window:
- the dut gene encoding dUTP diphosphatase, producing the protein MDIQVINKSKHSLPAYETALSAGMDIRANISESIILEPLQRCLVPTGLYIALPKNYEAQVRPRSGLAIKKGITVLNSPGTIDADYRGEICVILVNLSAESFVIEDGERIAQMVIAKHEQAKWEEVDVLDSTERGAGGFGHTGRG; encoded by the coding sequence ATGGATATACAAGTAATTAATAAATCAAAGCACTCTTTGCCTGCATATGAAACGGCGTTATCGGCCGGTATGGATATCCGGGCGAATATCTCCGAATCGATAATTCTTGAGCCTTTGCAAAGATGTTTGGTTCCGACCGGCTTGTATATTGCTCTTCCAAAAAACTATGAGGCCCAAGTTCGTCCACGTAGCGGTCTGGCTATTAAAAAAGGTATTACGGTACTTAACTCTCCGGGAACTATTGATGCTGACTACAGAGGAGAAATTTGCGTTATCTTAGTAAATCTTTCAGCTGAATCTTTTGTTATAGAAGATGGTGAACGCATCGCTCAGATGGTAATAGCTAAACATGAGCAGGCAAAATGGGAAGAGGTAGATGTGCTTGATTCTACAGAGAGAGGGGCAGGAGGATTTGGACATACCGGAAGAGGTTGA